One Parageobacillus sp. KH3-4 genomic region harbors:
- a CDS encoding ArpU family phage packaging/lysis transcriptional regulator: MEKQLEFVLPEIDRDATKKAVEAALEKYRVFLLTQSLDKLPKVTQQYSLVPPSNTNKFHSSTEEIAISNADYERERSEYIKRIAMAVNRLGYWERAILIRRYMTEEDVYDYEIYNDFGMSERKYYRIKSRAFYKLAFALRIEVYKQ, from the coding sequence ATGGAAAAACAATTAGAATTTGTCTTACCTGAGATTGACCGTGACGCTACAAAAAAGGCAGTCGAAGCGGCACTGGAAAAATATCGTGTTTTTCTACTTACACAGTCGTTAGACAAACTGCCTAAAGTTACCCAACAGTATTCGCTTGTTCCACCTTCCAATACAAACAAATTCCATTCCTCAACCGAAGAAATAGCTATTAGTAATGCGGACTATGAGCGAGAACGCAGCGAATATATTAAGCGGATAGCGATGGCAGTGAATCGTTTAGGCTACTGGGAACGTGCGATTCTTATCCGGCGTTATATGACGGAAGAAGATGTATATGATTATGAAATTTACAATGATTTCGGCATGAGCGAGCGCAAGTATTATCGCATAAAGTCACGTGCCTTTTATAAGCTCGCTTTCGCTCTCCGAATCGAGGTGTATAAACAATGA
- a CDS encoding DNA adenine methylase: MGVPRILHYPGSKWSMADWIIEHMPAHEVYLEPFFGSGAVFFNKIPSQIETINDIDSNVVNLFRVIRDRPEELAEKIYFTPLSREEYYDCYDDNTEDELELARRFLVRCCQAIGAKTSDRTGWRSNINPKNHLKTKEWNKLPEKILLVAKRLKDAQIENQPAVKLIKRYKRKEVLIYADPPYIIETRTKRHYKHEMTIEDHIELLEVLDKHPGPVLLSGYSHPIYEERLKHWYRDELQVLAEAGAKRTEVLWVNPVAAEQGYFQQTLF, from the coding sequence ATGGGTGTTCCACGAATATTGCACTATCCGGGAAGCAAATGGAGTATGGCTGATTGGATCATCGAGCACATGCCGGCACATGAAGTCTATCTGGAGCCGTTCTTTGGATCCGGAGCAGTTTTTTTCAACAAAATACCTTCTCAGATAGAAACAATTAACGATATTGATAGCAACGTTGTGAATTTGTTTCGTGTGATTAGGGATCGGCCAGAGGAACTGGCAGAAAAAATTTATTTTACTCCTCTGTCCAGGGAAGAATATTACGATTGTTACGATGACAACACGGAAGATGAATTGGAATTGGCTCGCCGTTTTCTTGTACGTTGCTGCCAAGCGATTGGTGCAAAAACAAGTGATCGGACCGGATGGAGAAGTAATATAAATCCGAAAAATCATCTTAAAACCAAAGAGTGGAATAAGCTGCCTGAGAAAATATTACTTGTAGCAAAGCGATTGAAGGATGCACAGATTGAAAATCAACCAGCTGTAAAGCTCATTAAACGGTACAAAAGAAAAGAGGTTTTAATTTATGCCGATCCTCCATATATCATCGAGACTAGAACAAAGCGACATTATAAGCACGAAATGACAATTGAGGATCACATAGAATTACTGGAAGTTTTAGATAAACATCCGGGACCTGTACTGTTATCGGGATATTCTCATCCTATTTATGAAGAGAGGCTAAAACATTGGTATAGAGATGAACTTCAGGTCCTTGCCGAAGCGGGTGCGAAACGTACAGAAGTACTTTGGGTTAATCCGGTTGCGGCCGAGCAAGGATATTTTCAGCAGACGCTATTTTAG
- a CDS encoding XtrA/YqaO family protein, producing MSKRAQELQIDINSMTVSHPVVPGKVLVLVIDGVQGKAKVAEAVEHGFTIIETAKGKTARIKYEESELF from the coding sequence GTGAGCAAAAGAGCGCAAGAATTACAGATTGATATAAACAGCATGACCGTTTCCCATCCTGTTGTTCCGGGAAAAGTACTTGTGCTTGTCATCGATGGCGTGCAAGGAAAAGCGAAAGTAGCGGAAGCGGTTGAGCATGGTTTTACGATCATTGAAACGGCAAAAGGGAAAACTGCCCGAATCAAATATGAGGAAAGCGAGTTGTTTTGA
- a CDS encoding MBL fold metallo-hydrolase, whose translation MIEIKALATGSKGNCYYVTDGQTPLLLEAGIPFKNIRKRLNFRTSDIQGVLITHEHQDHCKGINDVLKAGINVYMSAGTAGAIDIKHHRIKTVEAKKQFTIGSWTILPFDVQHDSSEPIGYLLMNQQREKLLFATDTYYIRYRFPDLTHIMVECNYSLAILNENIAAGRVPKVMKKRLLRSHFSLENVKEFLKANDLSKVQEIWLLHLSDNNSDAQQFKQEIMELTGKMVFVP comes from the coding sequence ATGATCGAGATAAAAGCACTTGCTACTGGGAGCAAGGGAAATTGTTATTACGTTACGGACGGGCAAACTCCCTTGCTCCTGGAAGCAGGGATACCATTTAAAAATATTCGTAAAAGGTTAAATTTCCGGACTTCAGATATTCAAGGCGTTTTAATTACTCATGAACATCAAGATCATTGCAAAGGAATAAATGACGTGTTAAAGGCCGGAATCAATGTTTACATGTCAGCCGGTACTGCAGGAGCAATTGATATAAAACATCATCGTATTAAAACCGTCGAAGCTAAAAAACAATTCACGATTGGTTCTTGGACTATTCTTCCTTTTGATGTTCAACACGATTCATCTGAACCGATTGGATATCTATTGATGAACCAACAGCGTGAAAAACTTTTGTTCGCAACGGATACGTACTATATCCGCTACCGGTTTCCTGATCTCACACATATTATGGTCGAATGCAATTACTCGTTAGCCATTCTAAACGAGAATATTGCTGCAGGACGGGTTCCAAAAGTTATGAAAAAAAGGTTGCTTAGATCACACTTTTCTTTAGAGAACGTGAAAGAATTTTTGAAGGCAAATGATCTATCTAAAGTACAAGAAATATGGCTGCTTCACTTATCAGACAATAACAGTGACGCTCAACAGTTTAAGCAAGAGATTATGGAGCTAACCGGGAAAATGGTTTTCGTCCCTTAA
- a CDS encoding ATP-binding protein: MLSQSPAAALDGFEQKKPECPICNDKGVVIYRVHYKTEWVEDPAFKTLVPVEMVPEADFFAGKVCSPKDAWQWRDTYSRQCECVIRKRIERLMKASEITDEFKKMGFKNFITKGKPQVIIDAYECALEYFQDFQEIRHKRQNSIALLGQPGAGKTHLLMAVANNLMKKLQVSVLYFPYVEGFSDLKDDFDLLEEKLERMKQVDVLFIDDLFKPVKGKPRATEWQVEQTYSVINYRYLNHKPILISSELTVEELIEVDEALGTRIFQMCQDYTVVIPRDIKLNHRLEGLANV; encoded by the coding sequence ATGTTGAGTCAATCACCGGCGGCCGCGTTGGACGGATTCGAACAAAAAAAGCCTGAATGCCCGATCTGCAATGACAAAGGGGTTGTTATTTACCGTGTCCATTACAAAACAGAATGGGTAGAGGATCCAGCCTTCAAGACTCTCGTACCCGTAGAAATGGTTCCAGAAGCTGATTTTTTTGCTGGAAAGGTTTGTTCACCGAAGGATGCTTGGCAATGGCGGGATACATACTCCCGGCAGTGTGAATGCGTAATACGGAAACGCATCGAAAGGCTAATGAAAGCCAGCGAGATTACGGACGAATTCAAAAAAATGGGCTTCAAGAATTTTATTACGAAAGGCAAGCCCCAAGTCATTATTGATGCTTATGAATGCGCATTGGAATATTTTCAGGATTTCCAAGAAATCCGCCATAAACGACAAAACAGCATTGCTTTACTAGGGCAGCCAGGGGCAGGAAAAACGCATTTGCTCATGGCGGTTGCAAATAACTTAATGAAAAAGCTTCAAGTGTCGGTTCTGTATTTCCCATACGTGGAAGGTTTCAGTGATCTGAAAGACGATTTTGACCTGCTAGAAGAAAAGCTGGAGCGTATGAAGCAAGTGGATGTGCTTTTCATTGATGATTTGTTCAAGCCGGTGAAAGGGAAGCCAAGGGCTACGGAATGGCAGGTAGAACAAACCTATTCTGTGATCAATTATCGCTATCTTAATCACAAACCGATTTTGATTTCTTCGGAACTGACGGTTGAAGAGCTCATAGAAGTGGATGAAGCGCTTGGTACTCGGATATTTCAAATGTGCCAGGATTATACAGTCGTTATCCCGAGGGATATCAAACTAAATCATAGATTGGAGGGGTTAGCAAATGTGTAA
- a CDS encoding phage antirepressor KilAC domain-containing protein has protein sequence MNYLQQVFTYSGHQVRTIIKDGNVWFVAKDVCEVLGIAKHRDAISRLSDRQRGSVKVDTPGGPQEMAAINEAGVYKLVFRSNKPEAEKFSDWVAEEVLPTIRKTGGYVANDELFIETYLKHADEQTKLLFRSTLEIVRKQNEQIAVMRPKAEYFDALVDRRLLTNFRDTAKELKVKPKAFIEWLLNKKYIYRDQKGKLKPYAQYVPSLFELKEWERNGRADVQTLVTPKGRETFRILLQKAVG, from the coding sequence ATGAATTATCTGCAGCAAGTATTTACTTACAGCGGTCACCAAGTGCGAACTATTATAAAAGATGGGAATGTGTGGTTTGTAGCGAAAGATGTTTGTGAAGTATTGGGTATCGCAAAACATAGGGACGCTATTAGTCGTTTGAGTGATAGACAAAGGGGGTCGGTAAAAGTGGACACCCCTGGGGGACCGCAGGAAATGGCAGCAATCAATGAAGCAGGTGTTTATAAATTAGTCTTTCGTAGTAATAAACCAGAAGCAGAAAAATTTAGTGATTGGGTGGCTGAGGAAGTCCTTCCGACGATTCGAAAAACCGGGGGATATGTGGCAAATGATGAATTATTCATTGAAACATATCTAAAACATGCTGATGAACAAACGAAGCTTTTATTTCGTTCTACATTAGAAATTGTAAGGAAGCAAAATGAACAGATAGCAGTCATGCGACCAAAAGCGGAGTATTTTGATGCGCTTGTGGATCGGCGTTTGTTGACTAATTTTCGTGATACAGCAAAGGAGTTAAAAGTGAAGCCAAAGGCTTTCATAGAATGGCTCCTCAATAAAAAATATATTTATCGCGATCAGAAAGGAAAATTAAAGCCATATGCCCAATACGTTCCGTCGCTATTCGAATTAAAAGAATGGGAACGGAACGGGCGAGCGGATGTACAAACTCTTGTAACACCAAAAGGAAGGGAAACATTTAGAATATTGCTACAGAAGGCAGTTGGATAA